A genomic stretch from Ureibacillus composti includes:
- a CDS encoding acyl-CoA dehydrogenase yields MNFQLTEEHEQLREMIRDFALNEVAPTAAERDEEARFDRAIWDKMAELGLTGIPWPEEYGGAGFDFLAYAIAVEELSRVCASTGVTLSAHTSLAGWPLYKFGSEEQKQKYLRPMAEGKKIGAYCLTEAGSGSDAGGMKTTAKLDGDEYVLNGSKIFITNGGVADIYIVFAATNPEEKHKGTSAFIVESSYPGFAVGKKENKLGIRSSPTTEIVFDNCRVPKENLLGVEGQGFKIAMQTLDGGRNGIAAQAVGIAQGALDAAIDYSKERVQFGKPIVANQGVSFKLADMATGIEASRLLTYQAAWLESNDLPYGKASAMAKLLAGDTAMSVTTEAVQIFGGYGYTKDYPVERYMRDAKITQIYEGTQEIQRLVISRMLTK; encoded by the coding sequence ATGAACTTTCAATTAACTGAAGAACATGAACAATTAAGAGAAATGATTAGAGACTTTGCGTTAAATGAAGTTGCTCCGACTGCAGCCGAACGTGATGAAGAAGCACGCTTTGACCGTGCCATATGGGATAAAATGGCTGAACTTGGGTTAACAGGGATCCCATGGCCAGAAGAGTATGGAGGAGCTGGATTCGACTTTTTAGCCTATGCAATTGCGGTAGAAGAGTTATCACGTGTTTGTGCTTCAACAGGAGTGACATTGTCTGCACACACGTCTTTAGCTGGATGGCCACTATATAAATTTGGATCAGAAGAACAAAAACAAAAATACCTTCGTCCAATGGCAGAAGGGAAAAAAATTGGTGCCTACTGCTTAACGGAAGCAGGGTCAGGTAGTGATGCAGGTGGCATGAAAACAACAGCAAAACTAGATGGCGATGAATATGTACTTAATGGTTCAAAAATCTTCATTACTAATGGTGGCGTTGCAGATATTTATATTGTTTTTGCAGCGACTAATCCAGAAGAAAAACATAAAGGAACAAGTGCATTTATAGTTGAATCAAGCTATCCAGGATTTGCTGTTGGGAAAAAAGAAAATAAACTTGGAATTCGTTCATCACCTACAACTGAAATTGTTTTTGATAACTGCCGAGTGCCTAAAGAAAACTTACTTGGGGTAGAGGGGCAAGGCTTTAAAATTGCCATGCAAACACTAGATGGTGGCCGTAATGGAATTGCCGCTCAAGCAGTTGGAATCGCTCAAGGTGCTCTAGATGCTGCAATCGATTATTCAAAAGAACGTGTACAGTTTGGGAAACCAATTGTTGCAAATCAAGGGGTTTCGTTTAAACTAGCGGATATGGCAACAGGGATTGAGGCTTCCCGTTTACTAACATATCAAGCTGCGTGGCTGGAGTCGAATGACTTACCTTATGGTAAAGCTAGTGCAATGGCAAAATTATTGGCTGGTGATACGGCAATGTCTGTCACGACAGAAGCAGTTCAAATTTTCGGTGGCTATGGCTATACAAAAGATTATCCGGTAGAGCGTTATATGCGTGATGCGAAAATTACACAAATCTATGAAGGAACGCAAGAGATTCAGAGATTAGTAATCTCTCGCATGCTAACGAAATAA
- a CDS encoding TetR/AcrR family transcriptional regulator, translating into MPKKEDHFFVQTSVKDESLIELRRQQIIKGAVKLFKEKGFHRATTRELAKAAGFSIGTLYEYIRTKEDVLYLVCDSIYKEVTNQLSSISTNAGTIDELKEAISQYFLLIDRMIDEFTIMYQETKSLPKEAMKYVLKKEIEMVALFEKIIKNCVETGELTLSDKEIYLAANHVVIQGQSWAFRKWVFQKHYSIHDYIQLQTKMVLSGMTHFQLEK; encoded by the coding sequence ATGCCAAAAAAAGAGGATCATTTTTTCGTTCAAACATCTGTGAAGGATGAAAGCTTAATCGAATTACGACGTCAGCAAATCATTAAAGGGGCAGTCAAATTATTTAAAGAGAAGGGCTTTCATCGGGCAACAACTAGAGAACTAGCCAAAGCTGCCGGGTTTAGTATTGGAACTCTATATGAGTACATTCGAACGAAAGAAGACGTGCTCTATTTAGTTTGTGATAGTATTTATAAAGAAGTAACGAATCAATTATCTAGTATCTCAACGAATGCGGGAACAATTGATGAGTTGAAAGAAGCGATTAGTCAATATTTTTTATTAATTGATCGAATGATAGATGAATTTACCATTATGTATCAGGAAACAAAATCTTTGCCTAAAGAAGCGATGAAGTATGTTTTGAAAAAGGAAATAGAAATGGTTGCATTGTTTGAGAAAATCATAAAAAATTGTGTTGAAACTGGGGAGTTAACTCTTTCCGATAAAGAAATTTACTTAGCGGCAAACCATGTAGTTATTCAAGGGCAAAGTTGGGCATTCCGAAAATGGGTGTTCCAAAAGCATTATTCCATTCACGACTATATTCAGTTGCAAACGAAAATGGTGTTATCTGGGATGACACATTTTCAACTCGAGAAATAG
- a CDS encoding fructose-bisphosphate aldolase, with amino-acid sequence MPLVSMKEMLEKAKAEKYAVGQFNINNLEFTQAILLAAEEEKSPVILGVSEGAGKYMGGFVAVVHMVKGLMESYKITVPVAIHLDHGSSFEKCKEAVDAGFTSVMIDASHHPFEENVKLTNQVVEYAHSKGVSVEAELGTVGGDEDGVTGGIIYADPQECKALVEQTEIDCLAPALGSVHGPYKGEPNLGFKEMEEISNLANLPLVLHGGTGIPTKDIQRSISLGTAKINVNTENQISATRVIREILDNDKKVYDPRKYLGPAREAIKETVIGKMREFGSSQKA; translated from the coding sequence ATGCCGTTAGTATCGATGAAAGAAATGTTAGAAAAAGCAAAGGCTGAAAAATACGCAGTAGGTCAATTTAATATTAATAACCTAGAATTTACTCAAGCGATTTTATTAGCAGCTGAAGAGGAAAAGTCTCCTGTAATTCTTGGAGTTTCTGAAGGTGCAGGTAAATATATGGGCGGATTTGTGGCTGTTGTTCATATGGTTAAAGGTTTAATGGAAAGTTATAAAATCACAGTTCCAGTAGCAATTCATTTAGACCATGGTTCAAGCTTTGAAAAATGTAAAGAAGCAGTTGATGCTGGTTTCACTTCTGTCATGATTGATGCTTCTCACCATCCATTTGAAGAAAACGTTAAACTAACAAATCAAGTAGTGGAATACGCACATTCAAAAGGTGTTTCAGTTGAAGCTGAGCTAGGTACTGTTGGTGGAGATGAAGATGGTGTTACAGGTGGTATCATCTATGCTGATCCACAAGAATGTAAAGCATTAGTTGAACAAACTGAAATTGATTGCTTAGCGCCAGCATTAGGTTCTGTTCACGGTCCTTACAAAGGTGAACCAAATCTTGGGTTCAAAGAGATGGAGGAAATCTCTAATCTTGCAAACCTTCCACTTGTATTACATGGTGGGACAGGTATTCCAACGAAAGATATTCAACGTTCTATTTCTTTAGGAACAGCGAAAATTAACGTAAATACTGAAAATCAAATTTCAGCAACAAGAGTAATTCGTGAAATTTTAGACAATGACAAAAAAGTTTATGACCCACGTAAATATTTAGGGCCAGCACGCGAAGCAATTAAAGAAACTGTAATTGGTAAAATGCGTGAATTTGGAAGTTCTCAAAAAGCTTAA
- a CDS encoding methylmalonyl-CoA mutase family protein gives MVKVEQSEKVNHQSGVYRPKHHVRFVTASSLFDGHDVSVNIMRRILQASGAEVIHLGHNRSVEEVVNAAIQEDAQAIAVSSYQGGHMEYFKYMYDLLREKGASHIKIYGGGGGVILPREIRELHEYGIAGIFSPEDGMKMGLQGMINAQIQGADFSTLKGNFLPMLEKLTTKTPGILANLITAAEEGGNQEVAQLIEEAKKRTKNTPVLGITGTGGAGKSSLTDELIRRFLREFPDKNIAILSVDPTKQKTGGALLGDRIRMNAIFDNRVYMRSLATRGSKTELTSSIGDVLQIVKAAGYDLIIVETSGIGQGDAEITNYTDLSMYVMTSEFGAPTQLEKIDMIDYADLIAINKFERKGSEDALRQVQKQYQRSHELWNANLDSMPVYGTIASQFNDKGTNSLFAALIAKINEKCGLNWETSYEQFVKTQKQNVIIPNDRRYYLREIVDTVRNYHKKATQQVELASKLYQLEGSIVTIQEKTPNDALISSLQSLADGIKNELTEESKQILSNWGKLKESYSGDELVTKIRDKEIRTLLKTTSLSGTKIPKVALPKFKDYGEILRWVYAENVPGQFPYTAGVFPFKRQGEDPKRQFAGEGTPERTNKRFHYLSKDDDAKRLSTAFDSVTLYGEDPDIRPDIYGKVGESGVSVCTLDDMKKLYAGFDLCAPSTSVSMTINGPAPIILAMFMNTAIDQQVQQLEAELGRQLTIQEFTDVREKTLQVVRGTVQADILKEDQGQNTCIFSTEFALRMMGDIQQYFIDQKVRNYYSVSISGYHIAEAGANPISQLAFTLANGFTYVEYYLSRGMHIDDFAPNLSFFFSNGLDPEYTVIGRVARRIWSIVMRDKYGANERSQKLKYHIQTSGRSLHAQEIDFNDIRTTLQALMALQDNCNSLHTNAYDEAITTPTEESVRRAMAIQMIITKELGLSKNENPLQGSFIIEELTDLVEQAVLEEFERINDRGGVLGAMETQYQRGKIQEESMYYEHLKHSGELPIVGVNTYLNPNPPSSEEIDQMEIARASKAEKDLQIHNLQEFQKRNKENCEVALNKLKQVALVGGNIFEELMETVKVASLGQITKALYEVGGQYRRNM, from the coding sequence ATGGTAAAAGTTGAACAATCAGAAAAAGTTAATCATCAGTCAGGAGTTTATCGCCCAAAGCATCATGTTCGTTTTGTCACAGCTTCCAGTCTTTTTGATGGTCACGATGTTTCGGTTAATATTATGCGCAGAATCTTACAGGCTAGTGGAGCAGAGGTAATTCATCTTGGACATAATCGCTCAGTAGAAGAAGTGGTAAATGCGGCTATTCAAGAAGATGCTCAAGCAATCGCAGTTTCATCTTATCAAGGTGGGCATATGGAATATTTTAAATATATGTATGATTTATTGCGTGAAAAAGGAGCATCCCACATTAAAATCTATGGTGGTGGTGGTGGAGTTATATTACCTCGTGAAATCCGAGAACTACATGAATATGGAATCGCGGGGATTTTCTCTCCAGAAGACGGCATGAAGATGGGCTTACAAGGCATGATCAATGCTCAAATACAAGGCGCGGACTTTTCTACATTAAAGGGCAACTTCTTGCCAATGCTTGAAAAGCTTACAACGAAAACACCAGGTATTTTAGCAAATCTCATCACAGCTGCCGAAGAAGGTGGAAACCAAGAAGTAGCGCAGTTAATAGAAGAAGCGAAAAAGAGAACGAAAAATACGCCGGTATTAGGTATAACTGGAACTGGTGGGGCAGGTAAATCATCATTAACGGATGAATTAATCCGTCGATTCCTTCGTGAGTTTCCTGATAAAAATATTGCGATTCTTTCAGTTGATCCAACAAAACAAAAAACTGGTGGGGCCTTACTTGGGGACCGTATTCGCATGAATGCAATATTTGATAATCGAGTATACATGCGGAGTCTTGCAACTCGCGGGTCGAAAACAGAACTAACATCTTCAATTGGAGATGTGTTACAAATCGTGAAAGCAGCAGGTTACGATTTAATTATTGTTGAGACGAGCGGAATTGGGCAAGGGGATGCGGAGATTACAAACTATACAGACTTATCTATGTATGTGATGACAAGTGAGTTTGGTGCACCGACACAACTAGAAAAAATTGATATGATCGATTACGCAGATTTAATTGCCATTAATAAGTTTGAAAGAAAAGGTTCAGAAGATGCCCTACGCCAGGTGCAAAAGCAGTATCAACGCTCCCATGAATTATGGAACGCAAACTTAGATTCAATGCCAGTTTACGGAACTATTGCGAGCCAATTTAACGATAAAGGAACGAACTCTTTATTTGCTGCATTGATTGCAAAAATTAATGAGAAGTGTGGACTTAATTGGGAAACATCCTATGAACAGTTTGTAAAAACACAAAAGCAAAACGTCATTATCCCAAATGATCGACGTTATTATTTACGTGAAATCGTGGATACGGTTCGAAACTATCATAAGAAGGCAACTCAACAAGTAGAACTTGCCAGCAAGCTTTATCAACTTGAAGGTTCAATTGTGACAATTCAAGAAAAAACGCCAAACGATGCCCTAATTTCTTCATTACAATCATTAGCTGATGGCATCAAAAATGAGCTAACTGAAGAGTCAAAACAAATTTTATCCAATTGGGGAAAACTAAAAGAATCATATTCAGGCGATGAACTCGTTACAAAAATACGTGATAAAGAAATTCGTACGTTGTTAAAAACAACTTCGTTATCAGGAACAAAAATTCCAAAAGTCGCTCTTCCGAAATTTAAAGATTATGGAGAGATATTACGCTGGGTTTATGCTGAAAATGTACCGGGTCAGTTCCCATATACAGCAGGAGTATTTCCATTTAAACGTCAAGGGGAAGATCCAAAACGACAATTTGCTGGTGAAGGAACACCAGAACGTACAAATAAACGATTCCATTATTTATCGAAGGATGATGATGCGAAACGTTTATCTACTGCTTTTGATTCAGTAACTTTGTATGGAGAAGATCCAGACATTCGTCCAGATATTTATGGAAAAGTGGGAGAGTCAGGTGTAAGTGTTTGTACGTTAGATGATATGAAAAAACTATATGCTGGATTTGATTTATGTGCCCCATCTACATCTGTTTCGATGACAATTAATGGTCCAGCACCAATCATTTTAGCGATGTTCATGAATACGGCGATTGACCAACAAGTACAGCAACTTGAAGCTGAATTAGGACGACAGTTAACCATTCAAGAATTTACAGATGTACGAGAAAAAACATTGCAGGTTGTGCGCGGAACTGTTCAAGCTGATATTTTAAAAGAGGATCAAGGTCAAAATACATGCATCTTCTCCACTGAATTTGCCCTTCGAATGATGGGAGATATTCAACAATATTTTATTGATCAAAAAGTGCGTAATTATTATTCGGTTTCCATTTCGGGTTATCATATTGCAGAAGCGGGAGCAAATCCGATTTCCCAGCTTGCGTTTACACTTGCAAATGGTTTTACGTATGTTGAATACTATTTAAGCCGTGGAATGCATATAGATGATTTTGCACCGAATTTATCGTTCTTCTTCTCAAATGGATTAGACCCAGAATATACAGTGATTGGTCGAGTGGCCCGTCGTATTTGGTCAATCGTTATGCGTGATAAGTATGGGGCTAATGAGCGTTCGCAAAAATTGAAATATCATATTCAAACTTCTGGTCGATCTTTACATGCTCAAGAAATTGATTTCAATGATATTCGCACAACTCTACAAGCACTTATGGCATTGCAAGATAACTGTAATTCACTTCATACAAATGCATATGATGAAGCCATCACAACTCCTACTGAAGAGTCTGTTAGACGTGCGATGGCAATTCAAATGATCATTACGAAAGAGCTTGGTTTATCCAAAAATGAAAACCCATTACAAGGTTCTTTTATTATTGAGGAATTAACTGATTTAGTGGAGCAGGCTGTTTTAGAAGAATTTGAGCGTATTAATGATCGAGGTGGCGTTTTAGGTGCGATGGAGACACAATATCAGCGCGGCAAAATCCAAGAGGAATCCATGTACTATGAGCATCTAAAACACTCAGGTGAGCTACCGATTGTTGGAGTAAATACTTATTTAAATCCAAACCCTCCATCATCAGAAGAAATCGATCAAATGGAAATTGCCCGTGCTTCGAAGGCTGAAAAGGATTTGCAAATTCACAATTTACAAGAGTTTCAAAAAAGAAATAAAGAAAATTGTGAAGTTGCGTTAAATAAATTAAAGCAAGTTGCCCTAGTTGGTGGTAATATATTTGAGGAACTAATGGAAACGGTTAAAGTAGCAAGCTTAGGACAAATTACAAAAGCGTTATATGAAGTTGGCGGACAGTATCGAAGAAATATGTAG
- a CDS encoding response regulator, producing MEKILIVDDQKGIQLLLQEVFKKEGYKTLLASTGVEAIRLLETDRVGCVLLDMKIPGMNGIEILKRMKDMNIHLPIFMMTAFGDEELMNQAYELGVSKFFTKPFNIFDVRDEVKAAMAK from the coding sequence GTGGAAAAAATACTAATAGTAGATGATCAAAAAGGAATTCAACTTTTATTACAAGAAGTCTTTAAAAAAGAAGGTTATAAAACATTATTAGCTTCTACGGGTGTTGAAGCAATTAGACTACTTGAGACGGATCGTGTTGGTTGCGTTTTACTAGATATGAAAATACCAGGCATGAATGGTATTGAAATTTTAAAGCGTATGAAAGATATGAATATTCATTTACCTATTTTTATGATGACTGCTTTTGGTGATGAGGAATTAATGAATCAAGCCTATGAGTTAGGTGTTTCAAAGTTTTTTACTAAGCCATTTAATATTTTTGATGTTCGTGATGAAGTGAAAGCAGCAATGGCGAAATAA
- a CDS encoding CTP synthase → MTKYIFVTGGVVSSLGKGIVAASLGRLLKNRGLQVTIQKFDPYLNIDPGTMSPYQHGEVFVTNDGAEADLDLGHYERFIDINLGKHSTVTSGRVYQSVLAKERRGDYNGKTVQVIPHVTNEIKDRIQRAGRETNADIVITEVGGTVGDIEGLPFLEAIRQMKSDLGHNNVMYVHCTLIPYIAAAGELKTKPTQHSVKELRSLGIQPNIIVVRTEQPVSDDMKDKLALFCDVTPRDIIESRDAEHLYEVPLNLHAQDFDDIVLEHFRIDAPEANMSDWKELVGKVKNLQHKTRIALVGKYVELPDAYISVVEALKHAGYVYDSDIEVDWINAEHVNNENVAELLGTADGILVPGGFGDRGIEGKISAIQYARENDIPFLGICLGMQLASIEFARNVLGLEGAHSTELNKETPYPIIDFLPDQSDDIDLGGTLRLGLYPCKLVEGSRAAEAYNDELIYERHRHRYEFNNEFREAMEAEGLVFSGTSPDNKLVEIIELPEKKFFVACQFHPELISRPQRPQPLFREFVGAAFNNQ, encoded by the coding sequence ATGACAAAGTATATTTTTGTAACAGGTGGGGTTGTATCTTCTCTTGGAAAAGGGATTGTAGCGGCTTCTTTAGGACGTCTGTTAAAAAATAGAGGTTTACAAGTAACAATCCAAAAATTTGATCCGTATTTAAATATTGATCCAGGTACAATGAGTCCATATCAACATGGTGAAGTGTTCGTAACAAATGATGGAGCAGAAGCAGACTTAGACTTAGGTCACTATGAGCGTTTTATCGATATTAACTTAGGAAAACATTCAACAGTAACTTCTGGTCGTGTTTATCAATCCGTTCTAGCAAAAGAACGCCGAGGCGATTACAACGGGAAAACTGTTCAAGTAATTCCTCACGTAACAAATGAAATTAAAGACCGTATCCAACGTGCTGGACGTGAAACAAACGCAGATATCGTAATTACTGAAGTTGGTGGAACAGTAGGGGACATCGAAGGACTTCCATTCTTAGAAGCAATCCGCCAAATGAAATCAGATTTAGGACATAACAATGTTATGTATGTTCATTGTACGTTAATTCCTTACATTGCTGCTGCTGGAGAATTGAAAACAAAACCAACACAGCACTCTGTAAAAGAATTACGCTCATTAGGGATCCAACCCAACATTATTGTCGTTCGTACAGAGCAACCGGTTTCTGACGACATGAAAGATAAATTAGCATTATTCTGTGATGTAACGCCTCGTGATATTATCGAATCTCGTGATGCAGAACATCTTTATGAAGTGCCATTAAATCTTCATGCACAAGATTTCGATGATATCGTATTAGAACATTTCCGTATTGATGCACCAGAAGCGAATATGTCTGATTGGAAAGAGCTTGTAGGTAAAGTGAAAAATCTTCAACACAAAACACGTATCGCTCTTGTTGGTAAATATGTAGAGCTTCCAGATGCTTATATTTCTGTTGTTGAAGCATTAAAACACGCTGGTTATGTATATGATTCAGATATCGAGGTAGATTGGATTAATGCAGAACACGTAAACAATGAAAACGTAGCAGAACTATTAGGCACTGCTGATGGAATTTTAGTTCCTGGTGGATTCGGCGACCGTGGTATTGAAGGTAAGATTTCTGCAATTCAATATGCACGTGAAAATGACATTCCATTCCTAGGAATTTGTTTAGGTATGCAATTAGCTTCAATCGAATTTGCGCGCAACGTATTAGGTTTAGAGGGAGCACATTCTACAGAATTAAATAAAGAAACGCCTTACCCAATCATCGACTTTTTACCAGATCAAAGCGATGATATCGACTTAGGTGGTACTTTACGTCTAGGTTTATATCCATGTAAATTAGTAGAAGGTTCTCGTGCTGCTGAAGCTTATAACGATGAATTAATTTATGAACGTCACCGTCACCGTTATGAATTTAATAATGAATTCCGTGAAGCAATGGAAGCGGAAGGTCTTGTATTCTCAGGAACAAGCCCAGACAATAAATTAGTTGAGATTATTGAATTGCCAGAGAAAAAATTCTTTGTGGCATGTCAGTTCCACCCAGAATTAATTTCTCGCCCACAACGCCCACAACCACTATTCCGTGAATTTGTAGGTGCAGCTTTTAATAATCAATAA
- a CDS encoding ISL3 family transposase yields the protein MNFNMNIPGLKGVTVHKMEEFGERIALYVSLPKKEHQCPVCNKMTSKIHDYRVQKIKHLKWFERLTILFYKRRRYVCECGKRFSEKSPFVDKYQRYSKEWNQVVGIRSVKAKTFKETAEVLDTSSSTVIRRFKRVIKEQLKEGVHLPKCIAIDEYKGDTDAGTYQLIIANAETHEPIDILPNRRKETIKDYLMKYGADVEVVVMDMNPSFKAAVRKALNRPIIIADRFHYCRYIYWALDEVRRKVQKDWHPYDRKKCKKMRHVLYKRFDKLTEKNKWYLNRYTRMSKELKEAYELKEAYCEWFDWAKTANNIAEVKNRLEAYYRKVEEANIPAFLKAIQTFKNWQVEILNSFSFGYSNGFLEGINNKSKVMKRNAYGFRSFKHFKAKILLNDLYKEIGVHLG from the coding sequence ATGAATTTTAACATGAATATTCCAGGATTAAAAGGTGTAACAGTTCATAAGATGGAGGAGTTTGGAGAACGTATTGCTTTATATGTTTCTCTTCCGAAGAAAGAACATCAGTGTCCTGTCTGTAATAAAATGACTTCTAAAATTCATGATTATCGAGTTCAAAAAATTAAGCATTTAAAATGGTTTGAAAGATTAACCATCCTTTTCTATAAACGCCGTCGTTATGTTTGTGAATGTGGAAAACGCTTCTCCGAAAAATCCCCTTTCGTGGATAAATATCAACGTTACTCAAAAGAATGGAATCAAGTGGTTGGAATCCGTTCAGTAAAAGCGAAGACGTTTAAGGAAACTGCAGAAGTCCTTGATACATCTAGTTCGACTGTCATTCGTCGTTTCAAAAGAGTTATAAAAGAACAGTTAAAAGAGGGTGTACATTTACCAAAATGTATCGCAATCGATGAATACAAAGGAGATACGGATGCAGGAACCTATCAACTAATCATTGCCAATGCCGAAACTCACGAACCAATTGATATTTTACCGAATCGCCGAAAAGAAACAATTAAAGATTATTTAATGAAATATGGAGCAGATGTAGAAGTTGTCGTAATGGACATGAATCCGAGTTTTAAAGCAGCTGTTAGAAAAGCATTAAATCGCCCCATCATTATTGCAGATCGATTCCATTATTGTCGCTACATTTATTGGGCCCTAGATGAGGTACGCCGTAAAGTGCAGAAGGATTGGCATCCATATGATCGAAAAAAGTGCAAAAAAATGCGCCATGTTTTATATAAACGTTTTGACAAGTTAACGGAAAAGAATAAATGGTATTTAAATCGCTATACAAGGATGTCTAAGGAATTAAAAGAAGCATATGAACTGAAAGAAGCCTATTGTGAATGGTTTGATTGGGCAAAAACGGCTAATAATATAGCAGAAGTAAAAAATAGATTAGAAGCTTATTACCGTAAGGTAGAAGAAGCAAATATCCCAGCATTTTTAAAAGCGATTCAAACTTTTAAGAATTGGCAAGTAGAGATCTTGAATAGTTTTAGTTTTGGTTATTCAAATGGATTTTTAGAGGGAATTAATAATAAATCGAAGGTAATGAAGCGTAATGCTTATGGTTTCAGGAGTTTTAAGCATTTTAAAGCGAAGATTTTATTGAATGATTTATATAAAGAAATCGGTGTTCATTTAGGTTAA
- the rpoE gene encoding DNA-directed RNA polymerase subunit delta, translating into MNIRELTKEELAEESLIDLAFAILNERKAPLQFHDLLKEIQNLNGLSDEEIQSRLVQFYTDMNIDGRFLVNTENGWGLREWYKVETIEEETAPTVKTRKRKSKAAADDEDDLIVDEEDLVFEEDFDEFVDEEEVEDDEEDLDFEEDEDIDTLDVDSEIDDVEDEIIDEDEGFIIEDDELEEDEEEDEIEEEEDEDLR; encoded by the coding sequence TTGAATATTCGTGAATTAACAAAAGAAGAATTAGCAGAGGAATCATTAATCGATTTAGCATTTGCAATTCTAAACGAAAGAAAAGCACCACTTCAATTTCATGATTTATTGAAAGAAATTCAAAATTTGAACGGTTTGTCTGATGAAGAAATTCAAAGTAGACTAGTTCAATTTTATACTGATATGAACATTGACGGACGTTTCTTAGTAAACACTGAAAACGGTTGGGGACTTCGTGAATGGTACAAAGTTGAAACAATCGAAGAAGAAACTGCTCCTACAGTTAAAACACGTAAGAGAAAATCTAAAGCAGCTGCTGATGATGAAGACGATTTAATTGTTGATGAGGAAGATTTAGTATTTGAAGAAGACTTTGATGAGTTCGTTGATGAGGAAGAAGTCGAGGATGATGAAGAAGATCTAGACTTTGAAGAAGACGAAGACATTGACACCCTAGATGTAGATAGCGAAATTGATGATGTTGAAGACGAAATCATTGATGAAGATGAAGGTTTCATCATTGAAGATGATGAATTAGAAGAAGACGAAGAAGAGGACGAAATCGAAGAGGAAGAAGACGAAGACCTACGTTAA
- a CDS encoding DUF2529 family protein gives MSKILTTQLNGLFQRIVQSEEEAIEETARLLAQAAIGQGTIYFACFDELQAVELNALFGAEPFSKLAKWTPDTLITDVDRVCIFTRNSDHQDAISLAKKLYDEFIPFAVIASEPSGESNQLSELAYTYISMKIRGGILPHPTKLGERIVIPHLMAALFIYEAIKMSYDEMISDDDELE, from the coding sequence ATGTCTAAAATACTTACAACCCAATTAAATGGTCTATTTCAAAGAATTGTCCAAAGCGAAGAAGAAGCAATAGAAGAGACAGCAAGATTACTTGCACAAGCTGCCATTGGACAAGGAACTATTTATTTCGCATGTTTTGACGAACTTCAAGCGGTAGAATTAAATGCTTTATTTGGTGCAGAGCCGTTTTCTAAACTTGCAAAATGGACACCAGATACATTGATTACTGATGTTGACCGCGTTTGTATATTTACGCGAAATAGTGATCATCAGGATGCAATTTCATTAGCCAAAAAGTTATATGATGAATTCATTCCGTTTGCTGTAATAGCAAGTGAACCTTCAGGTGAATCAAATCAACTAAGTGAACTTGCTTATACGTATATTTCTATGAAAATTCGTGGTGGTATTTTACCTCATCCAACTAAATTGGGTGAACGAATTGTCATTCCTCATTTAATGGCTGCCCTTTTCATTTATGAAGCAATCAAAATGAGCTACGATGAAATGATTTCAGATGATGATGAATTAGAATAG